A single genomic interval of Paenibacillus macerans harbors:
- a CDS encoding DUF2515 family protein: protein MSSQPRRHNTLPESAKKLINRLPAIVKSIVKNKTAQFADSSRMREEALALDWNESAARTVIADIEDMLRRGVTSRPAEKPFWSPEDLALTEEIAAETSRAGVSNITRTAAYLACYEAYPELHWAFLAHMVSRNAGWNMTDLSGSRMADIIDAEEIRLNYRFLERNNALIFQDAYPQLLLYMKSRERGASHFHLLPYFHVSRFMRPFWERFWIDRGSALLTVGLIINEQNYIEKRVVRHPYFQKHVTGKTKFHLFSLAGLNQVVFPLLEREEGGNGGAAETAGTASGAQEGGPAAAPAAAGAKSGPTRGEIAGESLGPDAGAAEGAAAVRGAKAEASRGEGDGGAGNTARNGPGAGGAAPGGVTPGRAGANTSAAGYETDIGGDGGEGGAAAYCSNAGEDAPQARCFGGDSAEGAALPGRAGAGSGAAEAQGAAPEPGPAAGWEVRRLAGRVVSDFGSLPARIALGKSLYAMLMGYRAVRCGAERFAASVPHSGSRADYWPDLFTANKEEALTAARQASELLQSETLPAGERLYSPKLLSAWGDTPYEPISREDWLKDHSALDGISAPKRPFLCDISREHRGGILETALLHDALGDS from the coding sequence ATGAGTTCACAGCCTCGCCGCCACAACACGTTGCCCGAAAGCGCCAAAAAGCTGATCAACCGGCTGCCCGCGATCGTCAAAAGCATCGTCAAAAATAAAACCGCCCAATTCGCCGATTCCTCACGGATGCGGGAAGAAGCGCTGGCTTTGGACTGGAACGAGTCGGCCGCCCGCACCGTCATCGCCGACATCGAGGACATGCTGCGGCGCGGCGTAACCTCCCGGCCGGCGGAGAAGCCGTTTTGGAGCCCCGAGGATCTGGCTTTGACCGAGGAGATCGCCGCCGAGACGAGCCGGGCCGGTGTCAGCAATATCACCCGCACCGCGGCATACCTGGCCTGCTATGAGGCGTATCCCGAATTGCATTGGGCGTTCCTGGCCCATATGGTATCCCGCAATGCGGGATGGAATATGACCGATTTAAGCGGCAGCCGCATGGCCGACATCATCGATGCCGAGGAGATACGGTTGAACTACCGGTTTTTGGAGAGAAACAACGCGCTTATTTTCCAGGACGCTTACCCCCAACTGCTGCTTTATATGAAGAGCCGGGAACGCGGGGCCAGCCACTTCCATCTGCTTCCGTATTTTCATGTATCGCGGTTTATGCGGCCGTTTTGGGAGCGTTTTTGGATTGACCGGGGCAGCGCCTTGCTCACCGTCGGACTGATCATCAACGAGCAAAATTACATCGAAAAGCGGGTCGTGCGCCATCCGTATTTTCAAAAACACGTGACGGGCAAAACCAAGTTTCATCTGTTTAGCCTGGCCGGGTTGAATCAAGTCGTGTTTCCGCTGCTGGAACGGGAAGAAGGCGGGAATGGTGGCGCGGCTGAGACCGCCGGAACGGCTTCCGGCGCCCAGGAGGGCGGACCTGCGGCTGCGCCCGCCGCTGCCGGAGCAAAGTCCGGACCAACTCGGGGCGAGATCGCCGGAGAAAGCCTGGGGCCGGATGCTGGTGCGGCTGAAGGAGCGGCTGCCGTACGCGGAGCGAAGGCCGAAGCCAGCCGAGGCGAAGGCGACGGAGGAGCCGGAAACACCGCCCGGAACGGTCCTGGCGCCGGTGGGGCCGCACCGGGTGGGGTCACGCCGGGTAGGGCCGGCGCGAATACTTCCGCCGCGGGGTACGAGACGGACATCGGTGGCGACGGTGGCGAGGGCGGAGCGGCAGCGTACTGTTCCAACGCCGGCGAGGACGCTCCGCAAGCGCGCTGTTTCGGCGGGGACAGCGCGGAAGGCGCGGCGTTGCCTGGACGCGCCGGCGCGGGGAGCGGCGCTGCGGAAGCGCAAGGCGCCGCTCCAGAGCCGGGGCCGGCTGCCGGGTGGGAGGTGCGCCGCCTTGCGGGGCGCGTCGTCTCCGACTTCGGCAGCCTGCCCGCCCGCATCGCGTTAGGCAAAAGCCTATACGCGATGCTGATGGGCTACCGCGCCGTACGCTGCGGCGCGGAGCGGTTCGCCGCGAGCGTGCCGCACAGCGGCTCGCGGGCGGATTATTGGCCGGACTTGTTCACGGCCAATAAGGAAGAAGCTCTGACCGCCGCAAGGCAGGCGTCAGAGCTTCTTCAAAGCGAGACGCTGCCGGCGGGCGAGCGTCTCTACAGCCCCAAGCTGCTGAGCGCTTGGGGCGATACGCCCTATGAGCCAATATCCCGGGAGGATTGGCTCAAGGACCACAGCGCGCTGGACGGGATCAGCGCGCCGAAGCGGCCGTTTCTGTGCGACATCAGCCGCGAGCACCGGGGCGGCATCCTCGAAACGGCGCTGCTCCACGATGCGCTCGGCGACTCCTAA
- a CDS encoding Cthe_2314 family HEPN domain-containing protein, with amino-acid sequence MLRSLLGEPPRRNEGRLAETLGAMAQTVKLLQREMKRHQDPTHDFRKLEVWMHGLITSLDELEQCLFAAAFFRKKVRTGFVDDMGSDERENYARYVFFYKDGFIRVFSSLDKLGTVLNELFNLNTSKVKTHFSYFTVLRQFAHLKVHPELGGKLTAIKEEYGEVLGVLRRRRNTEIHYMNSEMKDDLWQRHQALYGKIELEDLDRHLRDLEQGYRMVCETFWTVFDYTNRRWKKVTTS; translated from the coding sequence ATGCTGCGAAGCTTACTTGGCGAACCGCCGAGACGAAATGAAGGCCGGCTGGCCGAGACGTTGGGCGCGATGGCGCAAACCGTGAAGCTGCTGCAGCGGGAAATGAAGCGGCATCAAGATCCAACCCATGATTTCCGCAAGCTGGAAGTTTGGATGCACGGCCTGATTACCTCGTTGGACGAGTTGGAACAGTGTCTGTTTGCCGCGGCTTTTTTCCGCAAAAAAGTGCGGACCGGTTTCGTGGACGATATGGGCTCGGACGAACGGGAGAATTATGCGCGGTACGTCTTTTTTTACAAGGACGGGTTTATTCGGGTGTTTTCCTCTCTGGACAAGCTGGGCACGGTGCTGAACGAGCTGTTCAATTTGAACACGTCCAAGGTCAAGACGCATTTTTCCTACTTTACGGTGCTGCGCCAATTTGCTCATCTAAAGGTACATCCCGAGCTGGGCGGCAAGCTGACGGCGATCAAGGAGGAGTACGGTGAGGTGCTGGGGGTGCTCAGGCGCCGGCGGAACACGGAAATCCATTACATGAACTCGGAAATGAAGGACGATCTGTGGCAGCGGCACCAGGCCCTTTACGGGAAGATCGAACTGGAGGATCTCGACCGGCATCTGCGGGATTTGGAGCAGGGTTACCGCATGGTTTGCGAAACCTTTTGGACCGTTTTCGATTATACGAACCGGCGGTGGAAAAAGGTCACAACAAGCTGA
- a CDS encoding putative polysaccharide biosynthesis protein, translating to MSKKESFIKGTLILAGAALIARVLGLFQRVPLEHILGSVGNASYSQANNAYFMLLTLATAGIPSTLSKMVSERHALNRPEEARRVYHAALIFAAAAGVIMFALLFVMAPYYAQAAGVPESVVAIRALAPALLLFPLIAIIRGYLQGRNIMIAGGISQVIEQIVRVTTGIVLAFMLYDWGFSGKDIAAGATFGAVLGGVAALIVMLYFSVKMLRQDRTERAQDAKPEEKLPFKRIYAEIFKLSIPIVLTSLAVSAVNFIDSSIVEPLLRGQIGSEQATYILGILGTRAQMIAGIPPILAIALSQSLVPIISAAYARKDQEHLQRQVTLAMRVSVLTGMPIIVALGSAAYSVNGLLFSTRDGSGIVALLTFMTIFQITMMTSNSILLGVGKANQSMVHVAIGVALKLAASYILAQYWGIYGIVTATGLCFLVITLLNVRAMKRIVPFSLMGGRWPGFLATLVVLSVVGYGLNQAGIQMEALMPARVAFFLTCCIVGAAVVALYPVMLILLRVVRKDELAGYPKPLRKLLSPLMRLQRGGETAVGK from the coding sequence TTGTCCAAAAAAGAATCGTTTATTAAAGGCACTTTGATTTTAGCGGGGGCGGCGCTGATCGCGAGGGTGCTCGGATTGTTTCAGCGCGTGCCGCTGGAACACATTCTCGGCAGCGTCGGGAACGCCTCCTATTCGCAGGCGAACAATGCTTATTTCATGCTGCTCACCTTGGCCACGGCCGGCATTCCCAGCACGTTAAGCAAAATGGTTTCCGAACGCCACGCCTTAAACCGGCCCGAGGAGGCCCGCCGCGTCTATCACGCCGCGCTGATCTTTGCCGCAGCCGCCGGCGTCATCATGTTTGCGCTGCTGTTTGTTATGGCGCCTTATTATGCGCAAGCTGCCGGCGTTCCTGAGTCGGTGGTGGCGATTCGGGCGCTTGCCCCGGCGCTGCTGCTGTTTCCGCTGATCGCCATCATCCGCGGTTATTTGCAGGGGCGGAACATTATGATCGCCGGCGGCATCTCTCAAGTCATTGAGCAGATCGTTCGTGTGACGACAGGCATTGTTTTGGCGTTTATGCTATACGACTGGGGGTTCTCCGGAAAGGATATCGCCGCAGGGGCAACCTTCGGCGCGGTGCTTGGCGGCGTTGCCGCTTTGATCGTTATGCTGTATTTCAGCGTAAAAATGCTGCGGCAGGACCGGACCGAACGGGCACAGGATGCCAAACCGGAAGAAAAGCTGCCGTTTAAGCGGATTTATGCGGAAATTTTCAAATTGTCGATTCCGATCGTGTTGACTTCGCTGGCGGTTTCGGCCGTCAATTTTATCGATAGCTCAATTGTGGAGCCGTTGTTAAGAGGCCAAATCGGTTCTGAACAAGCCACCTATATCCTGGGGATATTGGGTACCCGGGCGCAAATGATCGCCGGCATTCCGCCGATTTTGGCCATTGCGCTTAGCCAATCGCTGGTGCCGATAATTTCCGCGGCCTACGCCCGGAAAGATCAGGAGCATTTGCAGCGCCAGGTTACGCTGGCGATGCGGGTTTCGGTGCTTACCGGCATGCCGATCATTGTCGCGCTCGGTTCGGCGGCTTATTCCGTGAACGGCTTGCTGTTCAGTACGCGGGACGGCAGCGGCATCGTGGCCTTGCTGACGTTTATGACGATTTTTCAAATTACGATGATGACCAGCAACTCGATCCTGCTCGGCGTGGGCAAAGCGAACCAGTCGATGGTTCACGTCGCGATCGGGGTTGCCTTAAAGCTGGCGGCGAGCTATATCCTCGCGCAGTATTGGGGAATTTACGGCATCGTTACGGCGACGGGCTTATGTTTCCTGGTCATTACGCTGCTCAATGTACGGGCGATGAAGCGGATCGTCCCGTTCTCGCTGATGGGCGGCCGTTGGCCGGGTTTTCTGGCGACGCTGGTCGTGCTGTCCGTCGTGGGCTACGGCCTGAATCAGGCCGGTATCCAAATGGAGGCGCTAATGCCGGCGCGGGTCGCCTTCTTCCTGACCTGCTGCATCGTTGGAGCGGCCGTGGTCGCTTTGTACCCGGTCATGCTGATTCTGCTGCGGGTGGTCCGCAAGGATGAACTGGCAGGTTATCCGAAGCCGCTGCGGAAACTGCTGTCCCCGCTCATGCGCCTGCAGCGCGGCGGCGAAACCGCCGTGGGGAAATAA
- a CDS encoding UbiD family decarboxylase, whose protein sequence is MSYKNLRQWIDALKKENQLAVIDVPVDPYLELAEIHRRVIEEGGPALLFTNVKGTPFPVATNLFGTVRRVEMAFGTRPEMLANRLVDAIHKLLPPSPKALWNERGLIREVLKVGMKTVTKSDAPILEVCRTEAPLKDLPKVTSWQEDGGPFITLPLVYTENPLQPKENNLGMYRIQLYDDQTTGVHWQIQKGGGFHYHEAEKRGEPLPVSVFLGGPPAMIASAISPVPEHLSELLVASFILGEKLPMVDNPLGGHRIPAESEFAITGLVPPHERRLEGPFGDHFGYYSLQHEFPVLHVNHMWHRKDAIYPATIVGKPRQEDYYLGDFLQKLLSPAFPIVMPGVRSLWTYAESGFHALSSAVVRESYSREALVSALRILGEGQLSLTKILMLTDKPVDLADFRLLLKTVLERFDPRTDLFILNNTSHDTLDYTGRKLNHGSKAILIGVGDPVRELPQAYDEGEIAEIERIRVFHDGCLVVSGASYEKEPKLAERLLGRLRERGTSWPLVVLVDDADAATRNQTAFLWTVFTRFNPADDIFAAAEVRQHHLAYTLPLVVDARMKPGYPDELFPREDIVSLVDERWKSYFS, encoded by the coding sequence ATGAGTTATAAGAACTTGCGTCAATGGATCGATGCGCTGAAAAAAGAAAACCAGCTGGCGGTTATCGATGTTCCGGTCGATCCTTATCTGGAGCTGGCGGAAATCCACCGCCGGGTCATTGAGGAAGGCGGTCCGGCGCTGCTGTTCACGAACGTGAAAGGAACCCCGTTCCCGGTGGCGACCAATTTGTTCGGCACGGTGCGCCGTGTGGAAATGGCGTTTGGCACCCGTCCGGAAATGCTGGCGAACCGGCTGGTCGACGCGATACATAAGCTTTTGCCGCCTTCGCCGAAGGCGCTGTGGAATGAGCGGGGATTAATCCGGGAAGTGCTAAAAGTAGGGATGAAAACCGTCACCAAAAGCGATGCCCCGATTTTGGAGGTGTGCCGGACCGAAGCTCCGCTCAAGGATTTGCCGAAGGTGACCAGCTGGCAGGAGGATGGCGGCCCTTTCATCACTTTACCGCTCGTATATACGGAGAACCCGCTCCAGCCTAAGGAGAACAACCTCGGCATGTACCGGATTCAGCTGTACGACGATCAGACGACAGGGGTGCACTGGCAAATTCAAAAAGGCGGCGGCTTTCATTACCATGAGGCCGAGAAACGGGGCGAGCCGCTTCCGGTTTCGGTGTTTCTGGGCGGCCCGCCGGCGATGATCGCTTCGGCGATTTCCCCGGTGCCCGAGCATTTGTCCGAACTGCTCGTCGCTTCGTTTATTCTCGGCGAAAAGCTGCCGATGGTCGACAATCCGCTCGGCGGCCACCGGATTCCGGCGGAATCCGAATTCGCCATCACCGGGCTGGTGCCGCCGCATGAGCGCCGGCTGGAGGGCCCGTTCGGCGATCATTTCGGGTATTATTCCCTGCAGCATGAATTTCCGGTGCTGCACGTAAACCATATGTGGCACCGCAAGGACGCGATTTATCCGGCGACGATCGTCGGCAAGCCGCGCCAGGAAGATTATTATTTGGGCGACTTTCTGCAAAAGCTGCTGTCCCCGGCTTTCCCGATCGTCATGCCGGGCGTCCGCTCGCTCTGGACCTATGCGGAAAGCGGATTTCACGCGCTCAGCTCGGCGGTCGTCCGGGAGAGCTATTCCCGCGAAGCGCTTGTCTCGGCGCTGCGGATTTTGGGGGAAGGGCAGCTGTCGTTGACGAAGATTTTGATGCTGACGGACAAGCCGGTGGATCTGGCCGATTTCCGCCTGCTGCTTAAGACGGTGCTGGAGCGCTTCGATCCGCGTACGGACTTGTTTATCCTAAACAATACCTCGCATGATACGCTGGATTATACCGGGCGCAAGCTGAACCACGGCAGCAAGGCGATTCTGATCGGGGTCGGAGACCCGGTGCGCGAGCTGCCGCAGGCTTACGACGAGGGCGAGATTGCCGAGATCGAGCGGATCCGCGTTTTTCATGACGGATGCCTGGTCGTGTCCGGGGCGTCTTACGAGAAGGAGCCTAAGCTTGCGGAACGGCTGCTTGGCCGGCTGCGCGAACGCGGCACGAGCTGGCCGCTGGTCGTCCTGGTCGATGACGCCGACGCGGCGACCCGGAACCAGACCGCCTTTTTATGGACGGTGTTTACGCGCTTTAATCCGGCGGACGATATTTTTGCCGCGGCCGAGGTGCGCCAGCATCATCTGGCCTATACGCTGCCGCTGGTCGTCGATGCCCGGATGAAGCCGGGGTATCCCGACGAACTGTTTCCGCGGGAAGATATCGTGTCTTTGGTGGATGAGCGCTGGAAATCTTATTTTTCGTGA
- a CDS encoding RQC-minor-1 family DNA-binding protein: MIKNDFLSFSWVGEMPVLVFTERGREIQREQLADLLLSQWKAWVEAGIPVVDMTYLKDRDRSMILLFLQKIANSRDARYIPLLKQWELVDYRKVRHAIGQVIVHLQQGTNQPLVLEGAPVDAGVGDGKPIIGERKSERLKCRDCGARFDWTVEEQDSFRMRGWDPPKRCRECRKERSITRLFDFDGWI, encoded by the coding sequence ATGATTAAAAACGATTTTCTGTCATTCAGTTGGGTTGGCGAAATGCCGGTGCTGGTGTTTACGGAGCGGGGGCGGGAAATCCAGCGGGAGCAGTTGGCGGACCTGCTGCTGTCGCAGTGGAAGGCTTGGGTGGAAGCCGGGATTCCCGTCGTGGATATGACCTACCTCAAGGACCGCGACCGGAGCATGATCTTACTGTTTTTGCAAAAAATCGCGAATTCGCGGGACGCCCGCTACATTCCTTTGCTGAAACAGTGGGAGCTTGTGGATTACAGGAAGGTGCGGCATGCCATTGGTCAAGTTATCGTCCACCTGCAGCAAGGGACAAACCAACCGCTCGTGCTGGAAGGCGCGCCGGTGGATGCAGGGGTGGGCGACGGAAAGCCGATTATCGGGGAACGGAAGAGCGAACGATTGAAATGTCGGGACTGCGGCGCGCGTTTTGACTGGACCGTAGAAGAGCAGGACAGTTTCCGCATGAGAGGGTGGGACCCGCCCAAAAGATGCCGGGAATGCCGGAAGGAACGCAGCATCACAAGACTCTTTGACTTTGATGGCTGGATATGA
- a CDS encoding thioredoxin family protein: MKKVTSPGEFQVSIQSSSLVIAVFKADWCGDCKFIDPFMPEVEEKYADRLTFIEVDVDQVGEVSQEQNILGIPSFVAYTDGRELVRFVNKLRKSREEIEQFIGRALDVYHTLHDTPERRDL, from the coding sequence ATGAAAAAAGTTACATCTCCCGGAGAATTTCAGGTCAGCATCCAATCCAGCAGCCTGGTGATCGCGGTTTTTAAAGCGGACTGGTGCGGCGATTGCAAATTTATAGATCCTTTTATGCCGGAGGTCGAGGAAAAATACGCGGACCGGCTAACCTTCATCGAAGTGGATGTGGATCAGGTCGGCGAAGTGAGCCAGGAGCAAAACATTCTCGGCATTCCGAGCTTCGTGGCCTATACCGACGGCCGCGAGCTCGTTCGCTTCGTCAACAAGCTGCGCAAATCGCGCGAGGAGATCGAGCAGTTCATCGGGCGGGCGCTGGATGTTTACCATACGCTGCATGATACGCCGGAGAGAAGAGATCTGTGA
- a CDS encoding Cof-type HAD-IIB family hydrolase, with amino-acid sequence MKYKLLALDMDGTLLNDEQQITPETEKWIRKAAAAGVHVCLSTGRGYHEAIAYGEQLDLGTPMITVNGSEIWRTPKELHSRVLLDRSLVARMHAIAEEKKVWFWAYSVEGSYNETNWVPEVLERNQWMKFGYFTKDDEARQDIKRQLQELGGLEVTNSSPYNLEINPAGISKASGIRTVCDWFGLDLSEVVAVGDSLNDLAAIEAAGLGVAMGNAQEAVKAKADVVTATNNEDGIALIIRDYILTGE; translated from the coding sequence TTGAAGTACAAATTGTTGGCGCTCGATATGGACGGAACGTTGTTGAACGATGAGCAGCAAATTACGCCGGAAACGGAAAAATGGATTCGCAAGGCGGCGGCGGCCGGGGTACATGTCTGCCTGTCGACGGGGCGGGGATATCATGAGGCGATCGCGTACGGGGAGCAGCTTGATCTGGGCACGCCGATGATCACCGTGAACGGGAGCGAAATATGGAGAACGCCGAAAGAGCTGCACAGCCGGGTATTGCTTGACCGGTCGCTTGTCGCCCGGATGCATGCCATTGCCGAGGAAAAGAAGGTATGGTTTTGGGCCTACTCGGTGGAAGGCAGCTATAATGAAACGAATTGGGTCCCTGAGGTGCTGGAGCGCAACCAGTGGATGAAGTTCGGCTATTTTACCAAGGACGACGAGGCGCGCCAGGATATCAAGCGGCAGCTCCAGGAGCTGGGCGGTCTGGAAGTCACCAATTCGTCGCCGTACAATTTGGAGATCAATCCCGCGGGAATCAGCAAAGCGAGCGGCATTCGCACCGTTTGCGATTGGTTTGGCCTCGATTTGTCCGAAGTCGTGGCGGTTGGGGACAGCCTGAACGACCTCGCCGCGATCGAAGCGGCCGGGCTCGGCGTCGCTATGGGCAACGCCCAGGAAGCCGTAAAGGCCAAGGCGGACGTGGTAACGGCCACGAACAACGAGGACGGCATCGCGCTGATTATCCGCGATTATATTTTAACGGGAGAGTGA
- a CDS encoding DUF456 domain-containing protein, translating to MTVLGWILVILLFAIGMAGAVYPVLPGVIAIYFAFFVYGWFFSFEPFGPLFWIVQTLIVVVLLVADYAVGAWGVKKFGGSKLSVWLSTIGIIIGPFVIPAFGLVIGPLVGAMLGELIRGESLSKAFKVGIGSVVGLFSSIVVKVILQLVMIVAFIIWIMAA from the coding sequence ATGACCGTGCTCGGATGGATTTTGGTGATATTGCTGTTTGCCATCGGTATGGCGGGGGCGGTATATCCCGTGCTTCCCGGCGTCATCGCCATCTATTTCGCCTTTTTTGTGTACGGCTGGTTTTTCTCCTTCGAGCCGTTCGGGCCGCTTTTCTGGATCGTGCAGACGTTGATCGTCGTTGTGCTGCTGGTCGCGGACTATGCGGTCGGAGCCTGGGGCGTGAAAAAATTCGGCGGCAGCAAGCTGTCCGTCTGGCTCAGCACGATCGGCATCATCATCGGACCGTTTGTTATCCCGGCGTTTGGGCTTGTGATCGGGCCGCTAGTCGGGGCGATGCTCGGGGAGCTCATTAGGGGCGAGTCGCTTTCCAAGGCGTTTAAAGTCGGGATCGGCTCGGTCGTCGGCCTGTTCAGCAGCATCGTCGTCAAGGTGATTTTGCAGCTGGTCATGATCGTCGCGTTTATTATCTGGATCATGGCGGCTTAG
- a CDS encoding COX15/CtaA family protein encodes MNTRQLKWLSYASCLVMFLATLGGSVVTKTESGLGCGNEWPLCHGKFVPAHTIASLIEYSHRAVSGAAGLLSLAVFVAFWLYRKNRRDLQLFSLLALIFVMVQAFMGAMAVIYPTSSYVMALHFGFSLIAFASSIMLVLGIRQEERRQAGFAPKARVSKAFRNLTWIATGYTYIVVYLGAYVSHTDSAGGCSGWPLCNGQLIPGLAGGEGIAFTHRVAAFLLLLVIAALGHLAFWKHPDLPEIRKLGLAATLLVIVQVFTGASIVFTLNNYHVYLFTSLAHIIVLAALFGVLCYLSVRTWQLSGRNSALADARKAV; translated from the coding sequence TTGAATACGAGACAATTAAAATGGCTCAGTTATGCTTCCTGCTTGGTGATGTTTCTGGCTACCTTGGGGGGCAGCGTCGTCACCAAAACGGAGTCCGGACTGGGCTGCGGCAATGAGTGGCCGCTTTGTCACGGCAAATTCGTGCCTGCCCATACGATCGCTTCGCTGATCGAGTATTCGCACCGGGCCGTGAGCGGAGCCGCCGGGCTGTTGTCGCTGGCGGTGTTCGTCGCTTTCTGGCTGTACCGGAAAAACCGCAGGGATCTCCAGCTCTTTTCTCTCCTGGCTTTGATTTTCGTGATGGTGCAGGCGTTCATGGGAGCGATGGCCGTCATCTATCCGACCTCCTCCTACGTAATGGCGCTGCATTTCGGTTTTTCGCTGATCGCTTTCGCCAGCTCGATTATGCTGGTGCTGGGCATCCGCCAGGAGGAACGCAGGCAGGCGGGATTCGCGCCAAAGGCCAGGGTGTCCAAAGCCTTCCGCAACCTGACCTGGATCGCAACCGGTTACACCTATATCGTCGTTTATCTCGGCGCCTACGTCAGCCATACCGATTCGGCGGGAGGCTGCAGCGGCTGGCCGTTATGCAACGGACAGTTGATCCCGGGACTCGCGGGGGGAGAGGGGATCGCCTTTACCCACCGGGTGGCCGCCTTCCTGCTGCTGCTCGTCATCGCCGCGCTTGGACATTTGGCCTTCTGGAAGCATCCCGATCTTCCCGAGATACGCAAGCTGGGGCTGGCCGCGACGCTGCTGGTCATCGTTCAAGTGTTCACCGGGGCGAGCATCGTGTTTACGCTGAACAACTATCATGTCTACTTGTTTACTTCGCTGGCGCACATTATCGTGCTGGCTGCGTTGTTCGGTGTGCTTTGTTACCTTAGCGTCCGCACTTGGCAGCTAAGCGGGAGGAACTCGGCCCTGGCCGATGCGCGCAAAGCGGTATAG